From Candidatus Binatia bacterium, one genomic window encodes:
- a CDS encoding carotenoid oxygenase family protein, which yields MSTATVAEETSASLEKLPFFLRGNYAPVETETSSTSLSVDGAIPTALVGTYLRNGPNPKGTTPPHWFFGDGMLHGVALESGKALWYRNRWIRTKQLTDRARVVQADGSRDLAAGPANTNIVRHAGRILALAETTRPWEISPGLETVGNFDFGGRLTTGMTAHPKICPQTGEMHFFDYNWFSPFLTYHCTDASGALVRSVPIDVPGPTMMHDFAITSGHVLFMDLPVVFDFERAMRGQMPYRWDDAYGARIGVMKRGDDSGAVRWFDVAPCYVFHPMNAFETGDRITIDVARYPELWREGTARFDLAYLHRWEIDLGRGSVTESALDDRPIEFPRIDDRLCGSKHRYGYAVRNLSSRDSAATSLLKYDLAGGVSVEHDFGSSRFPGEAVFAPDPSSGEEDAGWLLAYVYDAATDRSDLVILDARDFAGPSVAEIHLPCRIPFGFHGNWMPA from the coding sequence ATGAGCACGGCAACCGTTGCGGAAGAAACCTCCGCCAGCCTGGAAAAACTCCCGTTCTTCCTTCGCGGCAACTACGCGCCGGTCGAGACCGAAACGAGTTCGACGTCTCTCAGCGTCGACGGCGCGATCCCGACGGCGCTCGTGGGCACCTATCTTCGAAACGGCCCGAATCCGAAGGGCACGACGCCGCCCCACTGGTTCTTCGGCGACGGCATGCTGCACGGAGTTGCCCTCGAGAGCGGAAAGGCACTCTGGTACCGGAACCGCTGGATTCGCACGAAGCAGCTCACCGACCGCGCGCGAGTCGTCCAGGCAGACGGAAGCCGCGACCTGGCCGCGGGGCCGGCCAACACCAATATCGTTCGTCACGCCGGCCGCATCCTCGCACTCGCAGAAACGACGAGGCCGTGGGAGATCTCGCCGGGCCTGGAAACCGTCGGGAACTTTGACTTCGGAGGCCGCCTGACAACCGGCATGACCGCGCATCCGAAGATCTGTCCGCAGACCGGCGAGATGCACTTCTTCGACTACAACTGGTTTTCGCCGTTCCTCACGTACCACTGCACGGACGCGAGCGGCGCGCTCGTGCGAAGCGTGCCGATCGACGTGCCGGGACCGACGATGATGCACGACTTCGCGATCACGTCGGGCCACGTGCTGTTCATGGACCTGCCGGTGGTCTTCGATTTCGAGCGCGCGATGCGCGGCCAGATGCCGTACCGCTGGGACGACGCCTACGGCGCGCGCATCGGCGTGATGAAGCGCGGCGACGACAGCGGCGCCGTGCGCTGGTTCGACGTCGCCCCCTGTTACGTTTTTCATCCGATGAACGCGTTCGAAACCGGCGACCGCATCACGATCGACGTCGCGCGCTATCCGGAGCTGTGGCGCGAGGGCACGGCCCGCTTCGATCTTGCGTATCTTCATCGCTGGGAAATCGATCTCGGGCGCGGCAGTGTCACCGAATCGGCGCTCGACGACCGGCCGATCGAGTTCCCGCGCATCGACGACCGGCTGTGCGGCTCGAAGCACCGCTACGGCTATGCGGTGCGCAACCTCTCGTCGCGCGACTCCGCCGCAACGTCGCTGCTCAAGTACGATCTTGCCGGCGGCGTCTCGGTCGAGCACGACTTCGGTTCTTCGCGGTTTCCCGGCGAGGCGGTGTTCGCGCCCGATCCGTCCTCCGGCGAAGAGGACGCCGGCTGGCTGCTCGCATACGTCTACGACGCAGCAACCGACCGGTCCGATCTCGTGATCCTCGATGCCCGGGACTTCGCGGGGCCTTCGGTGGCCGAAATCCACCTGCCCTGCCGCATCCCGTTCGGATTCCACGGCAACTGGATGCCGGCGTGA